The following proteins come from a genomic window of Flavobacteriaceae bacterium MAR_2010_188:
- a CDS encoding solute carrier family 13 (sodium-dependent dicarboxylate transporter), member 2/3/5 has protein sequence MNSSKRIGFFLGPVAFILIKFLFHPSGLSDEANSVLASTAWIAIWWITEAIPIAVTALLPIALFPLSGGMGLSATTASFGHKYVFLYLGGFIIALAIEKWQLHKRIALNIINLIGSNVRKIILGFMIATAFLSMWISNTATSVMMLPIGMAIILQLKDNTSTIEDENQIFGKALMLAIAYSASIGGIATLIGTPPNLVLAGVVSDLYDYEITFSQWFMFGFPISLVLLTICWFYLTRVAFKFKQTEFPGGKKEIKRLLTGLGKISYEEKIVSIVFAATAFCWITRSFLLQGLLPALDDTIIAIVFAIILFLIPSKDKKDMLINWDDAVKLPWGIILLFGGGMALAEGFETSGLAQWIGSQMTGLIGVTTILLILILIAAVNFLTEITSNLATTAMLLPVLAPMALTVDLHPFVLMIAAAVAASCAFMLPVATPPNAVVFGSGYLRIPDMVSKGIVMNVISIIVLTFFVYFILPELWGIVIDEFPMELRK, from the coding sequence ATGAATAGTAGCAAGCGCATCGGTTTTTTCTTAGGTCCTGTTGCATTTATTTTAATCAAATTTCTTTTTCATCCTTCCGGACTTTCCGATGAAGCAAACTCCGTATTAGCGTCAACTGCTTGGATTGCAATCTGGTGGATTACAGAGGCTATTCCAATCGCTGTGACCGCCCTTTTGCCGATTGCCCTGTTTCCATTATCGGGCGGAATGGGATTATCTGCCACCACCGCTTCTTTCGGACATAAATATGTCTTTCTATATCTAGGCGGCTTTATTATCGCTCTAGCAATTGAAAAGTGGCAGCTCCATAAAAGGATTGCTCTTAATATCATAAATCTCATCGGCTCTAACGTTAGGAAAATAATCCTAGGTTTTATGATTGCTACTGCCTTCTTGTCGATGTGGATTTCTAATACCGCCACTTCCGTAATGATGTTGCCCATCGGCATGGCGATTATTCTACAATTAAAAGACAACACAAGCACTATCGAGGACGAAAATCAAATTTTCGGAAAGGCACTAATGTTGGCAATTGCCTATAGCGCTTCTATTGGCGGGATTGCCACTTTGATCGGTACGCCCCCTAACTTGGTTTTGGCAGGCGTAGTTTCAGATTTATACGATTATGAAATAACCTTTTCGCAATGGTTTATGTTCGGCTTCCCTATCAGCTTAGTTTTACTAACGATTTGTTGGTTTTATTTAACCCGAGTAGCTTTCAAATTTAAACAAACCGAGTTTCCGGGCGGAAAAAAGGAAATTAAACGATTACTTACCGGACTCGGAAAAATATCTTACGAAGAGAAAATCGTTTCTATCGTTTTTGCAGCAACCGCATTCTGTTGGATTACGCGTTCATTTTTGCTGCAAGGACTGCTACCAGCCTTAGATGACACTATTATTGCGATTGTCTTTGCCATCATATTATTCCTAATCCCATCTAAGGATAAAAAAGATATGTTGATTAATTGGGATGATGCCGTAAAACTTCCATGGGGAATCATTCTGCTCTTTGGCGGCGGCATGGCTCTCGCAGAAGGCTTTGAAACTAGTGGACTAGCACAATGGATTGGCAGCCAAATGACTGGACTAATCGGCGTTACCACTATTTTATTAATTTTAATATTGATTGCGGCTGTTAATTTCCTTACTGAAATAACCTCTAACCTTGCCACAACGGCAATGCTGTTGCCAGTTTTAGCGCCAATGGCATTAACGGTAGATTTGCATCCATTTGTACTGATGATAGCCGCTGCGGTGGCCGCCTCATGCGCGTTTATGCTACCCGTGGCGACGCCACCAAATGCGGTAGTTTTCGGCTCGGGCTATCTTAGAATCCCAGATATGGTCAGCAAAGGCATTGTGATGAACGTCATTTCGATTATAGTTTTGACCTTCTTCGTCTATTTTATTTTACCAGAATTATGGGGAATCGTAATCGATGAATTTCCTATGGAGTTAAGGAAATAG